The segment ATGTGAATATACCTACCAAGTAATTTATACTGATGCGGTAGAAAAGGCTACAATTTATCTAACTACTCAAAAAGAAGTAGATGACTTTGGCAAAAAAGGTATCAAAGCGATAGACGGAAACTTGATTATTGGTAAGGATGGAGTGGTAGCCGAAGAAGATATTATTCACAATTTGGATGGACTAAAAGCTTTGCAAGAAGTGAGTAAAAGCATCACGATCAAAAGCTCTTACCAAGGTGAAGATTTAAGTGGATTAGTACATTTAACTTCAGCTGGTAATATTTATTTAGGTACAGTAGCTAGTCCGTTACTTTCTGAAAACCTAAAAACAGTGGAACTCCCTGCTCTAAAAAAAACATCAGAACTAGTACTACACTCTGCCAACCTAGAAAACATCTCTCTTCCTCAGCTACGTTCAGCATTCTGTGTACAATTAATTGCTGAAAAGTTAGAGCAGTTTTCGGCTCCTCTACTTGAATCTGTTTCAAATGACTTCGTGATGAAACCTTCTACCAACTCAAATACAAAGAATAAGAGTCTAGAAGAACTTCGCCTAGAAAAATTAAAAAACGTAGGTGGCTCTATCATTATATCTAATATGAGTCAAACTAAAACGATTCATTTTTCGGAACTAGCAGAAATAAGAGGTTCATTCAACACTAAAGATATCAATGAGTTGACTGATTTAGATCTTAAAAAACTAACCTCAGTTGGTGGATCTCTAGAATTGAAAGAGCCTAAACACTTAACTCAAGTAGAACTACCTCTTCTTACTCAAGCTGGTAGCATTGAATTTAATGCAGGCTATAGCCAAGGTGCTATCGAGAAATACGACTTTAGCAAATTGGAAACGGTTAATGGTCAGTTTATTTTAAAGGCAAAAGGTAATCTAAAAGGCATCGACTTCCCTGCTCTAAAAACTGTTCAAGGAAGACTCGAGATACAAGGAACTGAGCAAGTTAGTTCGCTCAACTTTCCCCAGCTCAATTCTTGTGAACATATCTACTTCTATGGTCTTAAGAAATTAAAGAACCTAGATTTAGCCAAAGCAAAATTGGGCAAACTTGAAATCATAACTTGTCCGGCACTAACAGAAGTAAAAGCGATGCAGATAGATGAAGCTATATTCAATGGTGGTTCAGAACCAGGTAATGTTCCTACACTAGTAGGTATCACAGAAATAGCGGGTAAGTTGGAAATAACTAGCTATAACCAAACAAAAGACTTCAATTTCCCGAACCTAAAAAAGGTAGGACATATTAATATGAATTCGGGAATTAGTAATGGGGGTTCAACTCTCTCTTTTCCACATCTTGTAGAAGTAGGAATACTAAATGCATCGGGTACTACCCTCAACACATTTGAATTTCCAATGCTAGAAAAAGTAACCGAAAAATGGAGTACTACCTACTTCAAGTTTATGAAGGAGGGCAGCATTGTCATACCTAAACTTACCGAAGTAAAAGTGCTAGAATTCAAAGGTGCTGGTTGGGCAGGTGATGGTATTAATATGCCGCTTACTAATCTAGACCTATTTAGTGAACTTAAAAAAGTAGAAACAGTCATTATTGAAAACTGGGGCAACCTAGTAGATTACAA is part of the Bacteroides coprosuis DSM 18011 genome and harbors:
- a CDS encoding hypothetical protein (KEGG: bfr:BF3031 putative cell wall biogenesis protein~SPTR: Putative uncharacterized protein;~IMG reference gene:2504107732) → MKHIYLKLNLICLAILGFSFVSCSSDDDDFAGKDNYIISLNLNKGGEIFTAAIQGVTISVTVPANTDLTSGVKAEIKLAELAKISPDPTSVSDWGKEQTFVVTSHNNSKCEYTYQVIYTDAVEKATIYLTTQKEVDDFGKKGIKAIDGNLIIGKDGVVAEEDIIHNLDGLKALQEVSKSITIKSSYQGEDLSGLVHLTSAGNIYLGTVASPLLSENLKTVELPALKKTSELVLHSANLENISLPQLRSAFCVQLIAEKLEQFSAPLLESVSNDFVMKPSTNSNTKNKSLEELRLEKLKNVGGSIIISNMSQTKTIHFSELAEIRGSFNTKDINELTDLDLKKLTSVGGSLELKEPKHLTQVELPLLTQAGSIEFNAGYSQGAIEKYDFSKLETVNGQFILKAKGNLKGIDFPALKTVQGRLEIQGTEQVSSLNFPQLNSCEHIYFYGLKKLKNLDLAKAKLGKLEIITCPALTEVKAMQIDEAIFNGGSEPGNVPTLVGITEIAGKLEITSYNQTKDFNFPNLKKVGHINMNSGISNGGSTLSFPHLVEVGILNASGTTLNTFEFPMLEKVTEKWSTTYFKFMKEGSIVIPKLTEVKVLEFKGAGWAGDGINMPLTNLDLFSELKKVETVIIENWGNLVDYKGLKNIIPTLEKENWKVKDNKYNPTFEQMLNGDYVQK